CCAGCACGCGGGTGATGCGCTGCAGCTGCGCCTCGTCCGGCCGGCCCCAGAGGATGAGGCCGCACAGCGCCGGGCCCCGCGTCCAGTGCAGGTGGCCCTCGCCGCCTAGGTAGCGCCCGACGGGGGCGCGGGCGTAGTCCTCGAGTCCGCCGGCGGCTTGCACGCCCGCGCATCATAGCCGCGCACCACCCGCGCCGCCCAGGCGGGGTGCAGGGGGCTGAGCCCGGTGGTGAGGTGAACGGGCAGGCGCCCCTCGCGCTCGAGCTCGCGCGTGAGCGCCTCGAGCGCGCGCCACGGCAGCTGCGGCCGCAGGTGGTGCGCCTGGTGCAGCCCCGCGTTGAAGAACCAGCGGTTGTAGAAGCGCGAGCGCGAGGTGTTGGCCAGCTGCGTGCGCTCGCGCGCGTCCGTGCCGTGGTGCGCCGCGAGGTTGAGGTAGTGGATGCAGCCCTGTGTCACCACCAGCCCGGCGAGGTAGCCCGCGCCCAGGGCCGGGCGCCACACGAGCAGCGCGACGACGGTGCCGTCCACCACGGCGAAGTCCAGCAGCAGCTCGAGGCGCTGGGCCCGCCCGCGCGCCGCCCCCCACACCTTGCCCAGCGCGACCCAGGGCCAGAGCCAGGGCGTGAGCGCCCAGCGCGCGCAGTAGTGCAGCGCGGCCTCGCCTGGGCGCAGGCGACCCCAGTCCCCCTCGCCGTTGTCGAAGCGGTGGTGGTTGAGGTGGTGCAGGTGGTAGCCGCGGTAGGGAAAGCCGCAGGCGAGCCCCAGGGTGCGGTGCAGCACGAAGCGCAGGGGCCGTGAGCGCGCGAGCGGCACGTGCATGTGGTTGTGCAGCGCCGCGTAGCTCCAGAACTGCAGCGCCACGCCCGCGAGCAGCAGCGCCGCGCGCGTGGGGACCGGGGCCGCGTCCCACGCGCGCAGCAGCACCCCGAACCATCCGGCCCACAGCGCGTGCACGCCCAGGTTGGGCAGGTCCAGCGCCGGCGCGTCGGCGGGAAAGCGGGTGGCCATCGCGGAATTGGGCCCTCGGGTGGGGGAGGAGTGCTTCGCCGCGGGCGCCAAGCGGTTGCGCCCGGGCGCAACCCGGGTACAAGGCGCCCATGCACGCCTACGCACAGGAGCTCGCCCGCGAGCTGGGGCTCACGCCCTCCCAGGTGGACCGCACGCTCGCGCTCGCCGACGAGGGGGCCACGGTGCCCTTCATCGCGCGCTACCGCAAGGAGGCGACCGGCGGGCTGGACGAGGTGCAGATCCAGGCGGTACTGGACCGGGCCGCCGAGCGCGCCGAGCTCGACGGGCGCCGCGACGCCATCCGCCACTCGCTCGAGGAGCAGGGGAAGCTCACCCCGGAGCTGCTGCGCGCGCTGCTCGCGGCGCGCACGCGCACCGAGCTCGAGGACCTCTACCTGCCCTACCGCCCCAAGCGCCGCACGCGCGCGGCGATGGCGCGCGAGCGCGGCCTCGAGCCGCTCGCGGACCTGCTCTGGCGGCAGGAGGGCGCGCGCGGCGAGAGCGTGGACGCGCGCGTGCGCCCCTTCGTGCGCCCCGAGGCGGGCGTGGCGGATGCGGCGGCGGCGCTCGCCGGTGCGCGCGACATCTGCGCGGAGCGCGTGGCGGAGGACGCGGCCTTGCGAAGGCTCGCGCGCGAGGCCTGCGTGCGCGAGGGGCAGCTCGCCTCCGAGGTAGTGGCCGCGAAGCGCGCCGAGGCCGGGAAGTTCGAGGCCTACTTCTCGCACCGCGAGCCCCTGCGCACCGCGCCGAGCCACCGCGTGCTCGCGCTCCTGCGCGGCGAGGAGGAGGGGCTGCTCAAGGTGCGCCTCGACTTCCCGGACGCCGCCGTGAAGGCGCAGCTCGCCTCCCGCGTCGTCACCCGGCCGCAGGCGCTCTTTGCAACCCAGTTGCAAGAGGCGGTGGAGGACGGGTGGGAGCGGCTGATGGGGCCCTCGCTCGAGAGCGAGCTGCGCGGCGAGCTCAAGGAGCGCGCGGACCGCGAGGCGATCGCCGTGTTCGGCCAGAACCTGCGCCACCTGCTGCTCGCCCCGCCCGCGGGGGCAAAGCGGGTGCTCGCGCTGGACCCGGGCCTGCGCACCGGGGTGAAGGCGGCGATGCTGGGCGAGACGGGTGGGCTGCTGGAGACGGCCACGCTCTACAGCGAGCGCGGGGGCGAGGAGCGCGCGCGGGCGGCGCGCGTGCTCGAGGCCCTGGTGCGCAAGCACGCGCCTGCGCTGGTGGCGGTGGGCAACGGGACGGGCAGCCGCGAGGCGGAGGCCTTCGTGCGCGAGGCGCTCGCGGCCCTTCCCGAGAAGCCCACGCTGGTGAGCGTGAGCGAGCAGGGCGCGAGCATCTACTCGGCCTCGGCGGTGGCGCGCGAGGAGTTCCCCGAGCTGGACGTGTCGCTGCGCGGCGCGGTCTCCATCGGGCGCCGGCTGCAGGACCCGCTCGCGGAGCTGGTGAAGCTGGACCCCAAGAGCATCGGGGTGGGGCAGTACCAGCACGACGTGGACGCAGGGCTGCTCAAGAAGAAGCTGGGCGAGGTGGTGGACAGCTGCGTCAACGCGGTGGGCGTGGACGTGAACACCGCGAGCCCGCAGCTGCTCGAGCACGTGTCCGGCGTGGGGCCCACGCTCGCGAAGAAGCTCGTGGCGCACCGGGCGCAGAAGGGGCCCTTCAAGAGCCGCAAGGCGCTACTCAAGGTGAGCGGCCTGGGCCCCAAGACCTTCGAGCAGGCAGCGGGCTTCCTGCGCGTGCGCGGCGAGGAGCCGCTCGACGCCTCCGCGGTGCACCCCGAGCGCTACGAGGTGGTGGAGCGGATGGCGAAGGACCTGGGCGTCCCTCTGCCGCAGCTGGTGGGCAAGCCCGAGCTCGTGCGCCGCGTGCCGCTGCAGCGCTACGTCACCCAGGAGGTGGGCGAGCTCACGCTGAAGGACATCCTCGCGGAGCTGGAGAAGCCGGCGAGAGACCCGCGCGGCGACTTCACCCCGCCTGCGCATCGCGAGGACCTGACCCGGCTCGAGGACGTGAAGGAGGGGATGTTGCTGCAGGGCGTGGTGACCAACGTGACGGCCTTCGGCGCCTTCGTGGACGTGGGCGTGCACCAGGACGGGCTCGTGCACGTGTCCCAGCTCGCGCAGCGCTTCGTGAAGGACCCGGCCGAGGTGGTGAAGGTGGGCGACCGGCTCACGGTGCGCGTGCTCAGCGTGGACCTCGCGCGCAAGCGCCTCGGCCTGAGCGTGCGCGCGGTGACGGAGGGTGCGCCACCGGCCGCGCCCGGCCCGCGCGCGCCCGCCCCCGCGAAGCCCCCGCAGCGCCCCGCACCCGCCGCCCCCTTCAACAACCCCTTCGGCAAGCTCAAGCGCTAGGGCGCGGCTGCCCTGGTTGCCCTGGCCTCGACACGGGCGAGGCTTGAAGGCGTCGCCTTTCGGGGCTGACGCGGATGTCAGGTGGCGCAGGGCTGCTACTGCGGGCCCACCTGCACCCCGGCCTGCTAGTTGTCCAGCGGCCGCTTCGGCGCGGGCTCGAGCGGGAAGGAGCGCGCGTGCGCCTTCTTCGCGAGGGCGCGCCCGAGCAGCTCCGCGTAGCGCGCGTTGCCGTTGCGCGCGTCGAAGCGGCGGGCAATCTCCTGCGCCTCGCCCTCGGCCCACTTCTGCAGGCGCACGGTGGCGTAGAGGCAGTCCGCCTGGTGCAGCGGGAAGCCGTAGGGCAGCCGCAGCGTGAGCACCTCGTGGCCCTCCGCGCGCAGCAGCTCGAAGAGGAGCGCCGCGGCGCAGAGGAAGGCGAAGCGGTCCACGCGGCTCGCGTGCGCGAGCGCCCAGTCCAGGTGCCGCTCGAGCAGCACCAGCGCGCGCGCGAAGTTGTGGGTGAGCGCGAGGAACTCGAGGTGCTCGCCCACCGTGACGAGGAAGTCGCGGTTGCGCGCCACCGCCGGGTAGCCGTGCAGGTGCAGCTTCTGCGCCTCCTCCATGCGGCCGAGGCGCAGCAGCGGGTAGAGCACGCTGCCGTAGGTGCGCTGCGGGACCTCGGCGCAGCCCGTCCAGCCGCGCAGCAGCGGGAAGGCCTTCTGCATCACCTGTTCGTGCTCGCCCAGGTCCAGGTGCAGGTCCAGCTCGTCGTCCAGCTCGCAGGCCTCGCAGTCGGTGAGCGCGTCGCGCGGGGTGGCGAGCCACTGCCGCCAGTAGCCCGCGGCCGCCTCCTGGTCGCCCATGTCGCGCGCCGTCTGGTAGCGCAGCTTGAGCAGGGCGCGCTCGCCGGCGCCCGCGCGCGCGAAGGCCTGCGCGAGCTCCTCGAGCGCCGCGTGCACGCGCTCGCGGCTGATGTGGGGGAACTCGTGCAGCCGGCCCACCACCCACTTGGCCTTCCACAGCAGCTCGCCCACCTCGAAGCGCTCGGGCGCGCGCTGCTGCTGGGCGCGGCACCAGGCGAAGGCATCCAGCGCCTTGTCCGGGAAGCCCCCGAAGGTCGCCGCGTCGATGAGCTCGAGGCGCGCCTCGTACGAGAGCGCGAGGTCGCCGTGCGTCTCCGCGAGCCCCACCGCGGACTCGAGCAGCGCCACGCGCGCGTCCCCATGGGGCAGCGCCGCGGCCTCGTCCAAGAGCCCCTCCACCTCGCTGCGGTAGTCCTGCTCGCTCACCACACCTCCGGCGGAGGCGTGGGACGCGTGCGGCACGGGGGCGGAAGCGGGGGGCGCATGGGAGCGGAGCCGGAGGAGAACGGGGGGAGGTTAGCGCACTGGATCCAGGACGGAAGCGCGATGTGCGATGCGGGGCAGGGGATGGCGCTGGGCGAGCGGGCACCCGCGGCGCCGCGCGGGCAGGGCCTCCGGGCGGCCGCCCCCCTCGCGACGTCCGCTTCTCGGCGCCGCCAGCCGAGCTCCGCGCCGTGCCTCCACTGCCGCTGGCGGGCGGCGCGCCCCTGCGCTATTCGACCCGCGTCCCTGCTGCTCCCTCCCTCCTCCCTCTCCCCCTCTGCGGTGTCGCACGGCATGTACCTGGGCAAGGCCGGCTGGCTCTCCACGCTGCTCGACGAGGCGATCGCCGCCCATGCCCGCGCGCCCGAGCCCGCGGTGCCTCCGGGGCTGCCCGAGGGCAGCTCGGG
This genomic interval from Aggregicoccus sp. 17bor-14 contains the following:
- a CDS encoding fatty acid desaturase translates to MATRFPADAPALDLPNLGVHALWAGWFGVLLRAWDAAPVPTRAALLLAGVALQFWSYAALHNHMHVPLARSRPLRFVLHRTLGLACGFPYRGYHLHHLNHHRFDNGEGDWGRLRPGEAALHYCARWALTPWLWPWVALGKVWGAARGRAQRLELLLDFAVVDGTVVALLVWRPALGAGYLAGLVVTQGCIHYLNLAAHHGTDARERTQLANTSRSRFYNRWFFNAGLHQAHHLRPQLPWRALEALTRELEREGRLPVHLTTGLSPLHPAWAARVVRGYDARACKPPADSRTTPAPPSGAT
- a CDS encoding Tex family protein gives rise to the protein MHAYAQELARELGLTPSQVDRTLALADEGATVPFIARYRKEATGGLDEVQIQAVLDRAAERAELDGRRDAIRHSLEEQGKLTPELLRALLAARTRTELEDLYLPYRPKRRTRAAMARERGLEPLADLLWRQEGARGESVDARVRPFVRPEAGVADAAAALAGARDICAERVAEDAALRRLAREACVREGQLASEVVAAKRAEAGKFEAYFSHREPLRTAPSHRVLALLRGEEEGLLKVRLDFPDAAVKAQLASRVVTRPQALFATQLQEAVEDGWERLMGPSLESELRGELKERADREAIAVFGQNLRHLLLAPPAGAKRVLALDPGLRTGVKAAMLGETGGLLETATLYSERGGEERARAARVLEALVRKHAPALVAVGNGTGSREAEAFVREALAALPEKPTLVSVSEQGASIYSASAVAREEFPELDVSLRGAVSIGRRLQDPLAELVKLDPKSIGVGQYQHDVDAGLLKKKLGEVVDSCVNAVGVDVNTASPQLLEHVSGVGPTLAKKLVAHRAQKGPFKSRKALLKVSGLGPKTFEQAAGFLRVRGEEPLDASAVHPERYEVVERMAKDLGVPLPQLVGKPELVRRVPLQRYVTQEVGELTLKDILAELEKPARDPRGDFTPPAHREDLTRLEDVKEGMLLQGVVTNVTAFGAFVDVGVHQDGLVHVSQLAQRFVKDPAEVVKVGDRLTVRVLSVDLARKRLGLSVRAVTEGAPPAAPGPRAPAPAKPPQRPAPAAPFNNPFGKLKR